The proteins below are encoded in one region of Buttiauxella gaviniae:
- the pdxA gene encoding 4-hydroxythreonine-4-phosphate dehydrogenase PdxA: MVNIHRVVITPGEPAGIGPDLLIALASRDWPVELVVVAAPELLQERAALLGLPLTLKTYQPDSPASPQVAGTLTVLPIALRAPVIPGQLDVRNSEYVVEMLARACDGCINGEFAALITGPVHKGIINDAGIPFIGHTEFFEERSQSEKVVMMLATEELRVALATTHLPLKAISDAITPDLLRQIITILYHDLQTKFGIAQPHVLVCGLNPHAGEGGHMGTEEIDTIIPVLNEMRGLGMNLSGPLPADTLFQPKYLDNADAVLAMYHDQGLPVLKYQGFGRAVNITLGLPFIRTSVDHGTALELAGQGKADVGSFITALNLAIKMIVNTQ, from the coding sequence ATGGTTAATATCCATCGTGTGGTCATCACTCCCGGCGAACCCGCCGGGATTGGTCCTGACCTGCTTATCGCGCTGGCAAGCCGCGATTGGCCAGTAGAACTGGTTGTCGTGGCTGCGCCTGAACTCCTTCAGGAAAGGGCTGCCCTTCTCGGCCTGCCTCTCACACTCAAAACATACCAACCCGATTCCCCAGCAAGCCCCCAAGTGGCTGGCACGCTCACCGTTCTCCCGATTGCATTACGTGCCCCTGTAATACCAGGTCAGCTAGATGTGAGAAACAGCGAGTATGTCGTTGAAATGCTAGCTCGCGCGTGTGACGGCTGTATTAACGGTGAATTTGCAGCTCTCATCACCGGGCCGGTTCATAAGGGCATCATCAATGATGCGGGCATTCCGTTTATTGGTCATACCGAGTTTTTCGAAGAGCGATCGCAGAGCGAAAAAGTCGTGATGATGCTGGCAACCGAAGAGTTGCGCGTGGCGCTGGCAACCACACATTTGCCGCTAAAAGCCATTAGTGACGCGATAACGCCAGATTTATTACGCCAGATAATCACCATCCTGTATCATGACCTGCAAACCAAGTTTGGTATCGCGCAGCCGCATGTGCTGGTTTGTGGCCTCAACCCCCATGCCGGGGAAGGCGGCCACATGGGTACTGAAGAGATTGATACCATCATTCCAGTACTGAATGAAATGCGTGGTCTGGGGATGAATCTTTCTGGCCCACTACCGGCAGATACACTGTTTCAGCCCAAGTATCTCGATAACGCCGATGCCGTGCTGGCGATGTACCACGATCAAGGTCTGCCAGTACTCAAATATCAGGGCTTTGGCCGTGCGGTAAACATCACGCTAGGCTTACCTTTTATCCGCACTTCGGTTGACCATGGAACCGCGCTAGAACTAGCCGGTCAGGGGAAAGCCGATGTCGGCAGTTTTATTACGGCGCTTAATCTCGCCATCAAAATGATTGTTAATACTCAATGA
- the rsmA gene encoding 16S rRNA (adenine(1518)-N(6)/adenine(1519)-N(6))-dimethyltransferase RsmA codes for MNTRVHQGHLARKRFGQNFLNDQFVIDSIVSAINPLKGQAMVEIGPGLGALTEPVGERLDEMTVIELDRDLAARLQTHPFLAPKLTIYQQDAMTMDFGELSQKIGQPLRVFGNLPYNISTPLMFHLFSYTDAIADMHFMLQKEVVNRLVAGPNSKAYGRLSVMAQYYCNVIPVLEVPPTAFTPAPKVDSAVVRLVPHATIPHPVKELRVLSRITTEAFNKRRKTIRNSLGHLFSAEVMAELGIDATLRAENISVAQYCQLANYLAEHPEQPKES; via the coding sequence ATGAATACTCGTGTCCACCAGGGCCATTTAGCCCGTAAACGTTTTGGGCAAAACTTCCTTAATGACCAGTTCGTTATCGACAGTATTGTCTCTGCTATTAATCCACTTAAAGGCCAGGCGATGGTTGAAATCGGCCCAGGCCTTGGCGCATTAACCGAGCCTGTGGGTGAACGTCTGGATGAAATGACCGTCATCGAACTGGACCGCGATCTTGCAGCACGTCTGCAAACGCATCCGTTCCTGGCACCTAAGCTGACCATTTATCAGCAAGATGCGATGACGATGGATTTTGGAGAGCTGTCGCAAAAAATCGGTCAGCCGTTGCGCGTTTTCGGCAACCTGCCGTATAACATCTCCACGCCATTGATGTTCCATCTCTTTAGCTATACTGATGCCATTGCAGACATGCACTTCATGCTGCAAAAAGAGGTGGTCAACCGTTTGGTTGCAGGCCCTAACAGTAAAGCTTATGGTCGTTTATCAGTCATGGCCCAGTACTATTGCAATGTGATCCCAGTGCTTGAAGTCCCGCCGACGGCCTTTACACCAGCACCCAAAGTGGACTCCGCCGTTGTACGTCTGGTACCTCATGCAACGATACCGCATCCAGTAAAAGAGCTGCGTGTGTTAAGTCGCATCACCACTGAAGCCTTTAACAAACGTCGCAAAACGATTCGTAACAGCCTGGGCCATCTGTTCAGTGCAGAAGTGATGGCAGAGCTGGGAATTGATGCAACTTTGCGTGCTGAGAACATCTCAGTCGCACAGTATTGCCAACTGGCAAACTATTTGGCTGAGCACCCCGAGCAGCCGAAGGAGAGTTAA
- the apaG gene encoding Co2+/Mg2+ efflux protein ApaG, whose amino-acid sequence MLNSPRVCIQVQSVYIESQSSPENERFVFAYTVTIRNLGRTPVQLLGRYWLITNGNGHETEVQGEGVIGVQPHIEPGNEYSYTSGAVLETPLGTMQGHYEMVDSQGDAFRVAIPVFRLAIPAFIH is encoded by the coding sequence ATGTTAAATTCGCCCCGCGTATGCATTCAGGTACAAAGCGTCTATATCGAATCTCAGTCCTCACCGGAGAACGAACGTTTCGTCTTTGCTTATACCGTTACCATCCGCAACCTGGGGCGAACACCGGTGCAATTGCTTGGCCGTTATTGGCTTATCACTAACGGTAACGGCCATGAAACTGAAGTTCAGGGCGAAGGGGTGATTGGCGTCCAACCGCATATTGAACCGGGCAACGAATACAGCTACACAAGCGGTGCAGTGCTTGAAACACCGCTTGGCACCATGCAAGGCCATTACGAAATGGTCGACTCTCAGGGCGACGCTTTCCGCGTCGCTATTCCCGTGTTCCGTCTGGCCATTCCAGCCTTCATTCACTGA
- the apaH gene encoding bis(5'-nucleosyl)-tetraphosphatase (symmetrical) ApaH — protein MSTYLIGDVHGCYDELTALLQRVEFTPGKDTLWLTGDLVARGPGSLEVLRYVRGLGDSVRIVLGNHDLHLLAVYAGISRNKPKDRVSPLLEAPDADELLNWLRRQPLLQVDEEKKLVMAHAGITPQWDLNTAMACARDVEAVLSSDSYPLFLDAMYGDMPNNWSPELSGLARLRFITNALTRMRYCFPNGQLDMYCKDTPESAPAPLKPWFAIPGPVTAEYSVIFGHWASLEGKGTPEGIYGLDTGCCWGGELTCLRWEDKTYFVQPSNRKTSLDEGDTAIAS, from the coding sequence ATGTCTACATACCTGATTGGCGATGTTCACGGCTGTTACGATGAACTGACCGCTTTACTGCAACGGGTTGAGTTTACGCCTGGCAAAGATACTTTATGGCTTACGGGCGACCTCGTCGCGCGTGGCCCCGGCTCGCTTGAAGTACTGCGCTATGTGCGTGGGCTCGGCGACAGCGTGCGAATTGTGCTCGGCAATCACGACCTGCATCTGCTGGCCGTTTATGCGGGCATTAGCCGTAACAAGCCCAAAGATCGCGTATCGCCTCTGCTTGAAGCACCCGATGCCGATGAACTGCTAAATTGGCTACGCCGCCAGCCGCTGCTTCAGGTCGATGAAGAGAAAAAGCTGGTGATGGCGCACGCAGGGATCACACCGCAATGGGATTTAAACACGGCTATGGCCTGCGCGCGCGATGTCGAAGCGGTGCTCTCCAGCGACAGCTATCCGCTGTTCCTTGATGCGATGTATGGCGATATGCCAAACAACTGGTCACCTGAACTTTCTGGCTTAGCTCGCCTGCGGTTTATTACCAATGCCCTGACCCGGATGCGCTACTGCTTCCCGAACGGGCAGTTAGACATGTACTGCAAAGACACGCCTGAAAGCGCCCCTGCGCCATTAAAACCCTGGTTTGCAATTCCAGGCCCGGTTACCGCTGAGTATTCCGTTATCTTTGGGCATTGGGCATCGCTGGAAGGCAAAGGCACACCTGAAGGGATCTACGGGCTGGATACCGGTTGCTGTTGGGGCGGTGAATTAACCTGCCTGCGCTGGGAAGATAAAACTTACTTTGTTCAGCCGTCGAATCGTAAAACCAGCCTCGATGAGGGCGATACGGCAATAGCGTCTTAA
- the tssI gene encoding type VI secretion system tip protein TssI/VgrG — MASDVTRFTFTAGRTPDDTFAVVDFQLTQSLSSLFRLELTLASSNPALEFRKVLDQGGTLIIRQGEEIKRRLRGIVTFCEQGNTGKHQTLYHITLRPELCRSFQNVDIRAIFQTLLKETGVLTHDALFRRPHPFREFCVQYQETDFDFIARLAAEEGIFFCEEEYLERNLQKLTFADDSRVLRRLDPLPYNPNGASESSRYCINSFCRRAQIRPAQVTTRDYTFKAPLWPGQFNHRPSEMPNQRAVYEIFDYPGRFKDAQRGADFAKYQVEGWRSDVDYATGTSNSPRLQPGRCFSLTDHPRADLNDLWQVVACTLTGSQPQALTGSEGQGTTLTNSFSVIPAVQTWRSQPPLKPRVDGPPGEEIFCDEHGRVRVKFAWDRYNQADAKSSCWIRVSQAWAGAGFGNIAIPRVGQEVIVDFLNGDPDQPIITGRTYHAGNRAPGDLPGTRTQMAIRSQTYKGSGYNELMFEDETNQELLSMHAQKDMKTVVLNNRDTEVKADHTETIGNNQSITVALGQTVTVGKENAAGHDTTLSVAHDRQTNVGNDQTLRVAHDRTENVGHDDALYVANDRKITVKGKQAHTTTGDHVSLVKGKYSLEVKDDLAQKIAGALGIDVQGDIVLKSHSKITLQAGGSFIVIHPAGIDITGPKINLNGGGTPGTLVPTLQPVMLSAPADGGDDGLCESQQDGGGSGGEGNSGAGNDSGQDEPDSEEPATKFLFS; from the coding sequence ATGGCCAGTGACGTCACCCGCTTCACCTTTACCGCCGGGCGGACCCCGGATGACACCTTTGCCGTGGTGGACTTTCAGCTCACCCAGTCCCTCTCCTCCCTGTTCCGCCTTGAGCTGACCCTCGCCAGCAGCAATCCGGCCCTGGAATTCCGTAAAGTCCTCGACCAGGGGGGGACGCTGATTATCCGGCAGGGCGAGGAGATTAAGCGCCGCCTGCGCGGCATCGTGACCTTCTGCGAGCAGGGCAACACCGGTAAACACCAGACGCTGTATCACATAACCCTGCGCCCGGAGCTCTGCCGCAGCTTCCAGAATGTCGATATCCGCGCCATCTTTCAGACGCTGCTTAAAGAGACGGGTGTGCTCACCCATGACGCGCTGTTCCGCCGTCCGCACCCTTTCCGTGAGTTCTGCGTCCAGTACCAGGAAACCGACTTCGACTTCATCGCCCGGCTGGCCGCCGAAGAGGGGATTTTCTTCTGCGAGGAGGAATATCTGGAGCGCAACCTGCAGAAACTGACCTTCGCCGATGACAGCCGCGTGCTGCGCAGACTCGACCCGCTGCCGTACAACCCCAACGGTGCCAGTGAATCCAGCCGCTACTGCATCAACAGCTTCTGCCGCCGCGCGCAAATCCGCCCGGCGCAGGTCACCACCCGGGACTACACCTTTAAGGCCCCCCTCTGGCCCGGGCAGTTTAATCACCGCCCGTCGGAGATGCCCAACCAGCGGGCGGTGTATGAGATTTTTGACTATCCGGGGCGCTTCAAGGACGCACAGCGCGGGGCAGACTTTGCGAAATATCAGGTGGAAGGCTGGCGCAGCGATGTGGACTACGCCACCGGCACCAGCAACTCACCCCGGCTCCAGCCGGGGCGCTGCTTCAGCCTGACGGACCACCCGCGCGCAGACCTCAACGACCTCTGGCAGGTGGTGGCCTGTACGTTAACCGGCAGCCAGCCGCAGGCGCTCACCGGCAGCGAAGGCCAGGGCACCACGCTCACCAACAGCTTCAGCGTCATCCCCGCCGTTCAGACCTGGCGCTCACAGCCGCCTCTCAAACCGCGGGTCGACGGCCCGCCGGGGGAGGAAATCTTCTGCGACGAGCACGGGCGGGTGCGGGTGAAATTTGCCTGGGACCGCTACAACCAGGCGGATGCGAAAAGCTCGTGCTGGATACGCGTCTCGCAGGCGTGGGCCGGCGCCGGATTCGGCAATATCGCCATCCCGCGCGTCGGCCAGGAAGTGATTGTCGATTTTCTCAACGGCGACCCGGACCAGCCGATTATCACCGGGCGCACCTACCACGCCGGTAACCGCGCCCCGGGCGACCTGCCGGGCACCCGAACGCAGATGGCTATCCGCTCGCAGACCTACAAAGGCAGCGGCTACAACGAGCTGATGTTCGAGGATGAGACAAATCAGGAGCTGCTGTCGATGCATGCCCAGAAGGACATGAAGACGGTGGTGCTGAACAACCGTGACACGGAGGTGAAAGCCGACCACACCGAAACCATCGGCAACAACCAGAGCATCACCGTCGCACTGGGGCAGACGGTAACGGTGGGCAAAGAAAATGCCGCCGGACACGACACAACCCTCAGCGTCGCGCATGACCGGCAGACAAACGTCGGTAATGACCAGACGCTGAGGGTGGCACACGACCGCACAGAAAATGTTGGTCACGATGACGCGCTGTACGTGGCGAACGACAGAAAAATCACGGTAAAAGGAAAGCAGGCGCACACCACCACCGGAGACCACGTCAGCCTGGTGAAAGGGAAATACAGCCTGGAAGTGAAGGACGACCTGGCGCAGAAGATTGCCGGGGCGCTGGGCATTGACGTTCAGGGCGATATTGTCCTGAAAAGCCACAGCAAAATCACCCTGCAGGCGGGCGGCTCGTTTATCGTCATTCACCCCGCGGGTATCGATATCACGGGGCCGAAAATCAACCTCAACGGCGGCGGCACTCCGGGGACACTGGTCCCGACACTGCAGCCGGTGATGCTGAGTGCGCCGGCGGATGGAGGTGATGATGGGTTGTGCGAGTCACAGCAGGATGGTGGGGGAAGCGGTGGCGAAGGAAATTCCGGTGCTGGGAATGATTCTGGGCAGGATGAACCGGATAGCGAAGAACCCGCCACAAAGTTCCTATTTTCGTAA
- a CDS encoding peptidase M23, giving the protein MIISPPFLLEQADSETDSEWVNRMMPADAQRSFPINKGQSWHGGIHLTGSSSNPVRCIADGKVLSLRQPDQAKRDVSPLNYNGATDYGYVLLKHETEIGSGDSGKIVWYSLYMHLSRVDGNAQPGKTLHRKEIIGMAGMVDDQNALHFQIFCDDENLQKITGRISPDTDLTKDGRVEVVYGDIHFFLPAGTPVYESAPPDNSLVNNSSVLETSVQLYVTMRFDKGSCTMTTRQEDPILPDNYSEVGEPLVNADGEDYEYNLYSSALKLYPASPSAGYEMLRFGRVINTEYETLSPADAPLWQKVNTPEGKGFVNLGARDIKVYSDGDFPHWMGWKLVDDDTDTNSQCNSPTILCTTRSDLNRMICHFPLEWDKATVDSRFEWLKSPNDVKNKPMAECDLNLLTEHGKALCLAENPLPSGRVWHFEPREFIAHFRKCGWLGLDDFVRIVRRNESHALQPNLTKAELVSWLTTEGRKPSGEIIRPDNVGVSLSKILSKYLIVTPLRMAHFMGQMARETGRFKFFVENGDLNYFNMYEPRTTQGIKLGNTQSGDGARFKGRGTVHLTGRENYSNYSKYRFGQSSTFFTEEPNNMLPAIDSYCACDAGGYFWISKQKFSRTFQPIGKLSINYWADQGSSQYNASQLTGRINPGQDGFISVRWPAFVHAWYALNDDVSTPDDFRPIK; this is encoded by the coding sequence ATGATTATCAGCCCTCCATTTCTGCTCGAGCAGGCAGATAGTGAAACCGACTCAGAATGGGTAAACAGAATGATGCCTGCTGATGCGCAACGAAGTTTCCCCATTAATAAAGGCCAGTCCTGGCACGGGGGTATTCATCTGACGGGTAGCTCATCAAATCCCGTAAGATGTATCGCAGATGGCAAAGTCCTTTCTCTGCGTCAGCCTGACCAGGCAAAACGCGATGTATCACCGCTCAATTACAACGGAGCGACCGATTACGGCTATGTCCTTCTGAAACATGAAACGGAAATCGGGAGCGGTGATAGCGGCAAGATTGTTTGGTATTCACTGTATATGCATCTGAGCAGGGTTGACGGGAATGCTCAGCCCGGAAAAACACTGCATCGCAAAGAGATAATAGGCATGGCAGGTATGGTGGATGATCAGAATGCACTTCATTTTCAGATTTTTTGTGACGATGAAAACCTTCAGAAAATCACCGGAAGAATTTCTCCAGACACAGACCTGACGAAAGATGGTCGGGTTGAAGTAGTTTATGGGGATATTCATTTTTTCTTACCTGCGGGAACCCCAGTTTATGAATCCGCCCCTCCGGATAATTCGCTGGTGAATAACAGTTCAGTGCTGGAAACCAGCGTACAGTTATATGTAACCATGCGTTTTGACAAGGGCAGTTGTACGATGACAACCCGCCAGGAGGATCCCATACTGCCCGATAATTATTCCGAAGTGGGTGAGCCTTTAGTTAATGCCGATGGTGAGGACTATGAATACAACCTGTATTCCAGTGCGCTGAAACTCTACCCGGCCAGCCCGAGTGCGGGATATGAAATGTTGCGTTTTGGACGGGTCATTAATACAGAATACGAAACGCTTAGCCCTGCAGATGCACCGCTGTGGCAGAAGGTGAATACCCCTGAAGGGAAAGGCTTCGTTAACCTTGGAGCCCGGGACATAAAAGTCTACAGCGACGGCGATTTCCCTCACTGGATGGGCTGGAAACTGGTGGATGATGATACCGACACGAACAGCCAGTGCAATTCACCCACCATTCTGTGCACAACACGCAGTGACTTAAATCGAATGATTTGTCATTTCCCTCTGGAGTGGGACAAGGCAACTGTAGATTCACGGTTTGAATGGCTGAAATCTCCTAATGATGTAAAGAATAAACCGATGGCAGAATGCGACCTTAACTTGCTGACGGAACACGGAAAAGCACTTTGTCTGGCTGAAAATCCGTTACCTTCTGGTCGGGTATGGCATTTTGAGCCGAGGGAGTTTATTGCACATTTCAGGAAGTGTGGATGGTTAGGACTAGATGATTTTGTACGTATTGTTCGTCGCAATGAGTCTCATGCATTGCAACCAAACTTAACCAAGGCAGAACTAGTTAGTTGGCTTACTACAGAAGGTAGAAAACCTTCAGGAGAAATAATTCGGCCAGATAATGTAGGTGTTAGTTTATCAAAAATCCTGTCAAAATATCTGATAGTAACCCCATTAAGAATGGCCCATTTTATGGGGCAAATGGCAAGGGAAACAGGAAGGTTTAAATTTTTTGTTGAAAATGGCGATTTGAATTATTTCAATATGTATGAACCGAGAACTACTCAAGGGATTAAATTAGGAAATACTCAATCAGGTGATGGTGCCAGGTTTAAAGGTAGAGGCACTGTACATTTAACAGGAAGGGAAAACTATTCGAACTATAGTAAATATAGATTTGGTCAAAGTTCTACCTTTTTCACAGAAGAGCCTAATAATATGCTACCTGCCATTGATTCATATTGCGCATGTGATGCAGGCGGTTATTTTTGGATTAGCAAGCAGAAATTCTCAAGAACATTCCAACCAATTGGAAAATTAAGTATAAATTACTGGGCCGATCAAGGTAGTAGTCAATATAATGCTTCACAATTAACAGGAAGAATAAATCCTGGCCAAGATGGTTTTATTTCTGTCAGATGGCCTGCTTTTGTTCATGCATGGTATGCACTTAATGACGACGTTAGTACCCCTGATGATTTCCGCCCTATTAAATAA
- the folA gene encoding type 3 dihydrofolate reductase, with amino-acid sequence MISLIAALAVDRVIGMENAMPWDLPADLAWFKRNTLNKPVVMGRLTWESIGRPLPGRKNIVISSKPGTDDRVEWVSSVEDAIKACGDAEEIMVIGGGRVYEQFLPKAQRLYLTHIDAEVEGDTHFPDYEPDEWQSTFSEFHDADESNSHSYCFEVLERR; translated from the coding sequence ATGATCAGTCTGATTGCTGCATTAGCGGTAGATCGTGTAATTGGCATGGAGAACGCCATGCCCTGGGACTTACCTGCCGATCTGGCCTGGTTTAAACGTAATACGCTGAATAAACCTGTTGTTATGGGGCGTTTGACCTGGGAATCTATCGGTCGACCGCTTCCAGGACGTAAGAATATTGTTATTAGCAGCAAGCCGGGTACCGATGACCGCGTAGAGTGGGTTTCATCTGTTGAAGATGCTATTAAGGCTTGTGGTGATGCAGAAGAGATTATGGTGATTGGCGGTGGACGTGTTTACGAACAGTTCCTGCCAAAAGCGCAACGTTTGTATCTGACGCACATCGACGCAGAAGTGGAAGGCGACACGCACTTCCCGGATTACGAACCGGATGAGTGGCAGTCAACTTTCAGTGAATTCCACGACGCCGATGAGAGTAACTCCCACAGTTACTGCTTTGAGGTTCTGGAGCGTCGTTAA
- a CDS encoding LysE family transporter: MLETTLFVATLATLGMLSPGPDFFLVIKNAARYPRTAAMMTSLGVISGVATHMTYCVAGLAVVITTTPWLFDVLKYAGAAYLIWIGFHALFARGGSKMDVSNVERQQTTLKKAFLQGYLCNLLNPKATLFFLSVFTQVLSVNSGTMEKLWYAGVILMLSVIWWPLLVVLIQSEPVRRGLAKAQKIVDKLLGGMLIGLGIKVALS; encoded by the coding sequence ATGCTGGAAACCACGCTTTTTGTCGCCACTCTTGCCACGTTGGGAATGCTTTCCCCTGGGCCTGATTTCTTTCTGGTCATTAAGAATGCGGCACGTTATCCGCGTACTGCGGCGATGATGACTTCATTGGGCGTTATCAGCGGCGTTGCCACGCACATGACTTATTGCGTCGCAGGTTTAGCGGTAGTGATTACGACAACACCGTGGCTGTTCGATGTTCTTAAATATGCCGGTGCCGCCTATTTAATCTGGATTGGTTTCCACGCGCTGTTTGCTCGCGGCGGCAGCAAGATGGATGTCAGCAATGTTGAGCGCCAGCAAACCACGCTGAAAAAAGCCTTCTTACAGGGCTATTTGTGTAATCTGCTGAATCCAAAAGCGACGTTGTTTTTCCTGTCCGTTTTCACTCAGGTATTGAGCGTGAACTCCGGCACCATGGAAAAACTCTGGTACGCTGGCGTAATCCTGATGCTGTCGGTTATCTGGTGGCCGTTATTGGTGGTGCTAATCCAAAGCGAACCCGTTCGCCGCGGCCTTGCCAAAGCGCAAAAGATTGTTGATAAGTTATTGGGTGGGATGCTAATTGGGCTTGGGATCAAAGTTGCGCTAAGTTGA
- the kefC gene encoding glutathione-regulated potassium-efflux system protein KefC, translating into MDSHSLIQALIYLGSAAIIVPIAVRLGLGSVLGYLIAGCIIGPWGLRLVTDAETILHFAEIGVVLMLFVIGLELDPRRLWTLRASVFGGGALQMLACGLLLGLFCMFLGLRWQVAVLIGLTLALSSTAIAMQAMNERNLTISQMGRSAFSVLLFQDIAAIPLVAMIPLLASSGATTTFAAFSISALKVVGALAIVVLLGRYVTRPVMRFVARSGLREVFSAMALFMVFGFGLLLEEAGLSMAMGAFLAGVLLASSEYRHALESDIEPFKGLLLGLFFIGVGMSVDFGTLLENPLRIIALLFGFLAIKIITLWLVAKPLNVPGKQRRWFAVLLGQGSEFAFVIFGTAKMAQVLDDSWAKSLTLAVALSMAATPLLLVLLNRLEKSGKEQAREADEIDEEQPRVIVAGFGRFGQIAGRLLLTSGVKMVVLDHDPDHIETLRKFGTKVFYGDATRVDLLESAGAAKAEVLINAIDDPDANMQLTQLAQEHFPHLLVIARARDLDHYIRLRQAGVEQPERETFESALKVGRRALEGLGVGSYEARERADHFRRFNMQMVEEMVPAPDWSSRADVLKRTSAMLTEVINEDRAHLNVIQRHGWQGTEEGIHSGKLADEPPVKPVG; encoded by the coding sequence ATGGATAGCCATAGCCTGATTCAGGCGCTGATCTACCTCGGCTCCGCCGCGATTATTGTCCCGATTGCGGTGCGTCTCGGTTTAGGTTCCGTGCTCGGCTATTTGATTGCCGGGTGCATTATCGGCCCGTGGGGATTGCGGCTGGTGACCGACGCCGAAACTATTCTGCATTTTGCGGAAATTGGCGTGGTGTTGATGCTCTTCGTCATTGGCCTGGAACTTGACCCCCGACGCTTATGGACGCTGCGTGCCTCGGTATTCGGCGGCGGAGCGCTGCAAATGTTGGCGTGCGGTTTGCTCCTCGGCTTGTTCTGCATGTTCTTAGGTTTGCGCTGGCAGGTGGCCGTGTTAATTGGTTTGACGCTGGCGTTATCTTCTACCGCCATCGCCATGCAGGCCATGAACGAGCGTAATCTGACCATTTCTCAAATGGGCCGCAGCGCATTTTCGGTGCTGCTCTTTCAGGATATTGCTGCCATTCCACTGGTTGCGATGATTCCCTTGTTAGCCAGCAGCGGGGCGACAACCACCTTCGCGGCATTCTCTATTTCGGCGCTGAAAGTTGTGGGCGCATTGGCGATTGTCGTGCTGTTAGGCCGTTACGTCACGCGCCCCGTTATGCGTTTTGTTGCGCGTTCCGGCCTGCGAGAAGTCTTCAGTGCCATGGCGTTATTTATGGTGTTTGGCTTTGGTTTATTGCTGGAAGAAGCCGGGCTTTCAATGGCAATGGGCGCGTTTCTTGCAGGTGTTTTACTGGCGAGTTCCGAATACCGCCATGCGCTTGAAAGCGATATCGAACCGTTTAAAGGCTTGCTGCTGGGGCTGTTTTTCATCGGCGTGGGAATGTCGGTAGATTTTGGCACGCTGCTGGAAAACCCGTTGCGCATTATCGCGCTGCTGTTCGGCTTCCTGGCGATTAAAATTATTACCCTTTGGCTGGTGGCAAAACCGTTGAATGTGCCGGGTAAACAGCGCCGCTGGTTTGCCGTCTTGCTGGGGCAGGGGAGTGAATTTGCGTTCGTGATTTTTGGAACGGCGAAAATGGCGCAGGTGCTTGATGATAGCTGGGCGAAATCGCTCACGCTTGCGGTCGCGCTGTCGATGGCGGCAACGCCGTTGCTGCTGGTGCTACTTAATCGCCTGGAGAAATCAGGCAAAGAGCAGGCGCGGGAAGCGGATGAAATTGATGAAGAACAGCCACGAGTGATCGTCGCAGGTTTCGGGCGTTTCGGGCAAATCGCCGGGCGTTTACTGCTGACCAGCGGTGTGAAAATGGTGGTTCTCGACCATGACCCTGACCATATCGAAACCTTGCGTAAGTTTGGTACCAAAGTGTTTTATGGCGACGCAACCCGCGTGGATTTGCTTGAGTCTGCGGGAGCCGCAAAAGCCGAGGTGCTGATTAACGCCATCGACGATCCTGATGCCAATATGCAGTTAACTCAGCTTGCGCAGGAACACTTCCCGCATCTGCTAGTGATTGCCCGCGCACGCGATCTTGACCACTACATTCGTCTACGCCAGGCAGGCGTAGAACAGCCGGAACGTGAAACTTTTGAAAGCGCGTTGAAGGTAGGGCGCCGTGCGCTGGAAGGTTTGGGCGTGGGGAGTTATGAAGCGCGTGAGCGAGCCGACCATTTCCGTCGTTTCAATATGCAAATGGTGGAAGAGATGGTGCCCGCACCGGACTGGTCATCGCGCGCCGATGTTCTTAAACGCACCAGCGCTATGCTGACCGAAGTGATTAACGAAGACCGGGCGCATCTCAATGTGATTCAGCGCCACGGCTGGCAGGGTACGGAAGAGGGCATTCATTCGGGGAAACTGGCGGATGAGCCGCCTGTGAAACCTGTCGGGTAA